The following are encoded in a window of Pseudomonas multiresinivorans genomic DNA:
- a CDS encoding TonB-dependent receptor, with amino-acid sequence MQSRFNFPFARPLGCAVLLGSLMMAEYSRAADWQIDLPAQALSESIGSLSQQAGVQVLYDASQLEGLKAPAVAGRYSMREALEHLLKGSSLELVEAGDGFVVRRSGKVDKFSDNAIELDSQTIVGSGLSVDSSNVGRSTLTRKDIERIQADNIPTLLQTLPGVTMGGSPKPGGQTVNIWGLGDAEDVPFTLDGAPKSGFERYQQGTVFIEPELIKRIEVEKGPHSVYNGNGGFGGTVHMETKDAPDLLRDDQNVGAMLKYGYHSNDQQKIYSGAVYGRTEDRKVDALAYVTARDGRDIKLAGNIPDPNNNYPINPSRLPNSAQDLDAGLFKLNLHPNLDNDISLAYSRSHSTRWTPFSSASYPTPPTQSSIDRYGYEAALKRLLAHRDTTDTTWSGKYEYHPIDNPLIDLMVQYSESHIDQTDERNPDAFFQVSTGGRKMDTDYKDKVLELRNTSLFATGPVQHAFTVGTEFHRHTRTTDMYIPGSTYNTARYNYGHFQPTFMPSGKQNTNSAYIQDALTLGSVTITPSLRFDHVRNQGKDNDAPIYNNAAQGHDYSSQTYSGWSPRLSLFWTATERLGFFADYSRTWRAPVIDEMYEVQNSSTVSATSRDLDPERIHALRFGSLVNLPDLFINGDNLQVRTTLFQNKIKDEIFRTRSVGCEQQAIDNGTISGSCGDYLPLSNYRNLPGVTYKGFEIESFYDSPWLFGGLSYSWVTGKHDGAYSNPWGPNVWARDVPPAKWVATLGTKIPAWDAQIGWQGEFVRQTDRLPSDKYKGGMGTSVGDIFWDQTVNDSYDTQRVFASWKPRRLGLENTELNFTVDNLFNRDYHPALAGDSVYSQGRNAKFSLTQYF; translated from the coding sequence ATGCAGTCTCGTTTCAACTTCCCGTTCGCGCGCCCGCTGGGCTGTGCCGTGCTGCTCGGCAGCCTGATGATGGCCGAGTACAGCCGCGCTGCCGATTGGCAGATCGACCTGCCGGCGCAGGCGCTGAGCGAGTCCATCGGCAGCCTGTCGCAACAGGCCGGCGTGCAGGTGCTCTATGACGCCTCCCAGCTTGAAGGCCTCAAGGCGCCCGCGGTAGCCGGCCGCTATAGCATGCGCGAAGCCCTGGAGCACCTGCTCAAGGGCTCGTCGCTGGAACTGGTGGAGGCGGGCGACGGCTTTGTCGTGCGGCGCTCCGGCAAGGTCGACAAGTTCAGCGACAACGCCATCGAACTGGATTCGCAGACCATCGTCGGCAGCGGCCTGTCGGTGGACTCCAGCAACGTCGGCCGCTCTACCCTGACCCGCAAGGACATCGAGCGCATCCAGGCCGACAACATTCCCACCCTGCTGCAGACCCTGCCGGGCGTGACCATGGGCGGCTCGCCCAAGCCGGGCGGACAGACCGTGAATATCTGGGGCCTGGGCGATGCCGAGGACGTTCCCTTCACCCTCGACGGCGCGCCCAAGAGCGGCTTCGAGCGCTATCAGCAGGGCACCGTGTTCATCGAGCCGGAGCTGATCAAGCGCATCGAAGTAGAGAAGGGCCCGCATTCGGTCTACAACGGCAACGGCGGCTTCGGCGGCACCGTGCACATGGAAACCAAGGACGCGCCGGACCTGTTGCGCGACGATCAGAACGTCGGCGCCATGCTCAAGTACGGCTACCACTCCAACGACCAGCAGAAGATCTACAGCGGCGCCGTCTATGGCCGCACCGAGGACCGCAAGGTCGATGCGCTGGCCTACGTTACCGCCCGCGATGGCCGCGACATCAAGCTCGCCGGGAACATTCCCGACCCGAACAACAACTACCCGATCAACCCCAGCCGCCTGCCCAATAGCGCCCAGGACCTGGATGCCGGGCTGTTCAAGCTGAACCTGCATCCCAACCTCGACAACGACATCAGCCTGGCCTACAGCCGTTCCCATAGCACGCGCTGGACGCCGTTTTCCTCGGCCTCCTACCCGACGCCGCCGACCCAGTCGAGCATTGATCGTTACGGCTACGAAGCGGCGCTCAAGCGCCTGCTGGCGCACCGCGACACCACCGACACCACCTGGTCCGGCAAGTACGAATACCACCCGATCGATAACCCGCTGATCGACCTGATGGTGCAGTACTCCGAGTCGCACATCGACCAGACCGACGAGCGTAATCCGGACGCCTTCTTCCAGGTCTCCACCGGTGGCCGCAAGATGGATACCGACTACAAGGACAAGGTGCTGGAGCTGCGCAACACCAGCCTGTTCGCCACCGGCCCGGTACAGCATGCGTTCACCGTGGGTACCGAGTTCCACCGGCACACCCGCACCACCGACATGTACATCCCCGGCTCCACCTACAACACCGCGCGCTACAACTACGGGCACTTCCAGCCGACCTTCATGCCCAGCGGCAAACAGAACACCAACAGCGCCTACATCCAGGACGCGCTGACCCTGGGCAGCGTGACCATCACACCGTCGCTGCGCTTCGACCATGTGCGCAACCAGGGCAAGGACAACGACGCGCCGATCTACAACAACGCCGCGCAAGGCCACGACTACAGCTCGCAGACCTACAGCGGCTGGTCGCCGCGCCTCTCGCTGTTCTGGACGGCCACCGAGCGCCTGGGCTTCTTCGCCGACTACAGCCGCACCTGGCGCGCGCCGGTGATCGACGAGATGTACGAGGTGCAGAACAGCAGCACGGTCAGCGCCACCAGCCGCGACCTCGACCCCGAGCGCATTCATGCGCTGCGCTTCGGCTCGCTGGTCAACCTGCCGGACCTGTTCATCAACGGCGACAACCTGCAGGTGCGCACCACGCTGTTCCAGAACAAGATCAAGGACGAGATATTCCGCACCCGCAGCGTCGGCTGCGAGCAGCAGGCCATCGACAATGGCACCATCTCCGGCAGCTGCGGTGACTACCTGCCGCTCTCCAACTACCGCAACCTGCCGGGCGTGACCTACAAGGGCTTCGAGATCGAGAGCTTTTACGACAGCCCCTGGCTGTTTGGCGGGCTGTCGTACTCGTGGGTGACCGGCAAGCACGACGGCGCCTACAGCAACCCCTGGGGGCCGAACGTGTGGGCGCGTGATGTGCCGCCGGCCAAGTGGGTCGCCACCCTGGGCACCAAGATTCCGGCGTGGGATGCGCAGATCGGCTGGCAGGGCGAGTTCGTCCGCCAGACCGACCGTCTGCCCAGCGACAAGTACAAGGGCGGCATGGGCACCAGCGTCGGCGACATTTTCTGGGACCAGACGGTCAACGACAGCTACGACACCCAGCGCGTCTTCGCCAGCTGGAAGCCGCGCCGCCTGGGCTTGGAAAACACCGAGCTGAACTTCACCGTGGACAACCTGTTCAACCGCGACTATCACCCGGCGCTGGCCGGCGACAGCGTCTACAGCCAGGGCCGCAACGCCAAGTTCAGCCTTACCCAGTACTTCTGA
- a CDS encoding FecR family protein produces MTPQEERQQVIDELAAKWFSRQRAGAWDARERQAFADWLAEEPAHESAYREIEQLWSDLDHIRRPGIVPGRRPALPWRGLAAASVFCAALLLANDFSGGRLADPQQVQTTAAGEQREVTLPDGTRVFLAGDSSLRVDFSDAFRDVQLLRGEAYFEVTHDVGRPFRVTSGDSRVRVLGTGFDVHREDAGLTVAVRHGKVALQAKLDARDEQTLTAGDRAQLAAGAGEAQIDRVPVASIAAWRDGMLAFRNQPLGALVDELSQYRAAPIRLGDERLAQKPISGNVRLARPDDFLAALPVLLDVRVQRRADGSAVIMPR; encoded by the coding sequence ATGACGCCGCAGGAAGAACGCCAGCAGGTGATCGACGAACTCGCCGCCAAGTGGTTCAGCCGCCAGCGCGCGGGCGCCTGGGATGCCCGCGAGCGCCAGGCCTTCGCCGACTGGCTGGCGGAAGAGCCTGCCCATGAATCCGCCTACCGTGAGATCGAGCAATTGTGGAGCGATCTCGACCATATTCGCCGACCCGGCATCGTGCCTGGCCGTCGCCCGGCATTGCCCTGGCGCGGGCTCGCGGCTGCCAGTGTGTTCTGCGCGGCGTTGCTGTTGGCCAACGACTTCAGCGGTGGCCGCCTGGCCGATCCGCAACAGGTGCAGACCACCGCTGCGGGTGAGCAGCGCGAGGTGACGTTGCCCGACGGCACGCGGGTTTTCCTCGCGGGGGATTCGTCGTTGCGCGTGGACTTCTCGGATGCGTTCCGCGATGTGCAATTGCTGCGCGGCGAGGCCTATTTCGAAGTCACCCACGATGTTGGCCGGCCCTTCCGGGTGACTTCCGGTGACAGCCGTGTACGCGTCCTCGGTACCGGGTTCGATGTACACCGGGAAGACGCTGGACTGACTGTCGCTGTACGCCACGGCAAGGTGGCCTTGCAGGCAAAACTCGATGCGCGGGACGAGCAGACCCTGACCGCGGGTGATCGCGCCCAGCTTGCCGCCGGGGCAGGGGAGGCGCAGATCGATCGCGTGCCTGTCGCCTCCATCGCCGCCTGGCGCGACGGCATGCTCGCCTTCCGCAACCAGCCCCTGGGGGCGCTGGTGGACGAGCTGTCGCAGTACCGCGCTGCGCCCATCCGCCTGGGCGATGAGCGCCTGGCGCAGAAGCCCATTTCCGGCAACGTGCGCCTGGCCCGCCCGGACGACTTCCTCGCGGCCCTGCCGGTACTGCTCGACGTGCGCGTGCAGCGCAGGGCCGATGGCAGCGCAGTGATCATGCCGCGCTGA
- a CDS encoding sigma-70 family RNA polymerase sigma factor — protein MDERFSRSVSQAYRSFHGELLRFLRKQLGSSADAADLAQDAFAQWLKSSSRHEVEQPRAFLFQVARNLLRDHWQRTRRFSSEPEEALDSDQQPAAEGGEPVVQFERQRYLRQLSKALDSLPPRRREAFILHKFDGLSQPEVARRMGISLSMVEKHVASALLHCKRQVQGEGEA, from the coding sequence ATGGATGAGCGTTTCTCCCGTTCGGTGTCCCAGGCCTATCGCTCCTTCCATGGCGAACTCCTGCGTTTCCTGCGCAAGCAGCTGGGCAGTTCGGCGGACGCCGCCGACCTCGCCCAGGATGCCTTCGCCCAGTGGCTCAAATCCTCCTCGCGGCATGAAGTGGAACAGCCGCGTGCATTTCTCTTCCAGGTCGCGCGCAACCTGCTGCGTGATCACTGGCAGCGCACCCGGCGCTTCTCCAGCGAGCCGGAAGAGGCCCTCGATAGTGACCAGCAACCGGCCGCCGAAGGAGGCGAACCCGTGGTGCAGTTCGAGCGACAACGTTATCTTCGCCAGCTTTCGAAGGCGCTCGACAGCCTCCCGCCACGGCGCCGAGAGGCCTTCATCCTGCACAAGTTCGATGGCCTTTCGCAGCCGGAGGTGGCCAGGCGCATGGGGATTTCATTGAGCATGGTGGAGAAGCACGTTGCCAGCGCGCTGCTGCATTGCAAGCGTCAGGTTCAGGGAGAGGGCGAAGCATGA
- a CDS encoding DMT family transporter translates to MHVSSGRWQFGLFLALVTAVLWGILPIKLKEVLKVMDPITVTWFRLVVSGGLLLIYLAFTRQLPRYSPLGKRGKGLVLIAILGLTGNYVCYLIGLRMLTPGTTQLVIQIAPILLLLGSLFVFKESFSIGQALGLAVLIFGFGLFFNQRLAELFSSLGEYTTGVLIVVFAAFIWTFYGLAQKQLLTQWTSVQVMMVIYLGCGALLTPWAHPLEALDLSPLQGWLLLACCLNTLVAYGAFAEALAHWEASRVSATLAITPLVTFASVALAASLWPEFVLPEDLNGLAYVGALLVVSGSALTALAPSLLRSYRARRARIANL, encoded by the coding sequence ATGCACGTTTCATCCGGCCGCTGGCAATTCGGCCTGTTCCTGGCCCTGGTCACCGCCGTTCTCTGGGGCATCCTGCCGATCAAGCTCAAGGAGGTCCTGAAGGTCATGGACCCGATCACCGTCACCTGGTTTCGCCTGGTGGTGTCCGGTGGTCTGCTGCTGATCTACCTGGCCTTCACCCGTCAGCTGCCGCGCTACTCGCCGCTGGGCAAACGCGGCAAGGGGCTGGTGCTGATCGCTATTCTCGGCCTGACCGGCAACTACGTGTGCTACCTGATCGGCCTGCGCATGCTCACGCCGGGCACCACGCAACTGGTCATCCAGATCGCGCCGATCCTGCTCCTGCTGGGCAGCCTGTTCGTCTTCAAGGAAAGCTTCAGCATCGGCCAGGCGCTGGGGCTCGCCGTGCTGATCTTCGGTTTCGGGCTGTTCTTCAACCAGCGTCTGGCGGAACTGTTCAGCTCGCTGGGCGAGTACACCACCGGCGTGCTGATCGTCGTCTTCGCCGCGTTCATCTGGACGTTCTACGGCCTGGCGCAGAAGCAACTGCTGACCCAGTGGACCTCGGTGCAGGTAATGATGGTGATCTACCTGGGCTGCGGCGCGTTGCTCACGCCCTGGGCGCATCCGCTGGAGGCGCTGGACCTCTCGCCGCTGCAGGGCTGGCTGCTGCTGGCCTGCTGCCTGAACACCCTGGTGGCCTACGGCGCCTTCGCCGAGGCGCTGGCGCACTGGGAAGCCTCGCGGGTCAGTGCGACCCTGGCGATCACCCCGCTGGTGACCTTCGCGTCGGTGGCGCTGGCCGCCTCGCTGTGGCCCGAGTTCGTCCTGCCCGAAGACCTCAACGGGCTGGCCTATGTCGGCGCGCTGCTGGTGGTCAGCGGCTCGGCACTCACGGCGCTGGCGCCTTCACTGTTGCGCAGTTACCGGGCGCGAAGGGCGCGCATCGCCAACCTCTGA
- a CDS encoding MAPEG family protein has protein sequence MSLSPSAFALLGLVAWTVLLVLLLVNQRGLLVMSGRMKVNVFAADGSNTPGTFGQRLVRAHANCVENVPLFCAVLLYAMVTEQVLITDPLAPTLLVARIVQSVVHLISISALAVWIRFAAFFVQLIILIWWLLRLSTLI, from the coding sequence ATGTCCCTGAGTCCCTCTGCCTTCGCGTTGCTCGGCCTGGTCGCCTGGACCGTGCTGCTGGTCCTGCTGCTGGTCAACCAGCGCGGCCTGCTGGTGATGTCCGGCCGCATGAAGGTCAACGTCTTCGCCGCCGACGGCAGCAACACCCCCGGCACCTTCGGCCAGCGCCTGGTGCGTGCCCACGCCAACTGCGTGGAGAACGTGCCGCTGTTCTGCGCGGTGTTGCTCTACGCCATGGTCACCGAGCAGGTGCTGATCACCGACCCCCTGGCGCCGACCCTGCTGGTGGCGCGCATTGTCCAATCCGTCGTGCACCTGATCAGCATCTCGGCTCTCGCGGTGTGGATCCGTTTCGCCGCGTTCTTCGTCCAGCTGATCATCCTGATCTGGTGGCTGCTGCGCCTTTCCACCCTGATCTGA
- a CDS encoding TOBE domain-containing protein yields the protein MTIKAINVRNQFKGTIKEIVEGDVLSEIDVQTAAGIVTSVITTRSVKELELAIGSEVIAFVKSTEVSIAKL from the coding sequence ATGACCATCAAAGCCATCAACGTCCGCAACCAGTTCAAAGGCACCATCAAGGAAATCGTCGAAGGCGATGTGCTGTCGGAAATCGACGTGCAGACCGCTGCCGGCATCGTCACCTCGGTGATCACCACCCGCTCCGTGAAAGAGCTGGAACTGGCCATCGGCAGCGAAGTGATCGCCTTCGTGAAATCCACCGAGGTGTCCATCGCCAAGCTCTGA
- the ssuB gene encoding aliphatic sulfonates ABC transporter ATP-binding protein: protein MNAVNQLPQQLKKGIPLALENVRKRFGEREVLKGIDLRIPAGQFVAIVGRSGCGKSTLLRLLAGLDEASDGQLLAGSAPLESAREETRLMFQDSRLLPWKRVIDNVGLGLKGDWRGKALEALEAVGLSDRANEWPASLSGGQKQRVALARALIHQPRLLLLDEPLGALDALTRIEMQQLIEGLWQQHGFTVLLVTHDVAEAVAIADRVILIEDGEIGLDLNVELHRPRARGSARLAALEAEVLERVLSLPAQPPEPEPVSPLPTQLRWAL, encoded by the coding sequence ATGAACGCAGTGAATCAGTTGCCGCAACAACTCAAGAAAGGCATCCCGCTGGCGCTGGAAAATGTGCGCAAGCGCTTCGGCGAGCGCGAAGTGCTCAAGGGCATCGACCTGCGGATTCCCGCCGGCCAGTTCGTCGCCATCGTCGGCCGCAGCGGTTGCGGCAAGAGCACCCTGCTGCGCCTGCTGGCCGGGCTGGATGAAGCCAGCGACGGCCAACTGCTGGCCGGCTCCGCGCCGCTGGAAAGCGCCCGCGAAGAAACCCGCCTGATGTTCCAGGACTCGCGTCTGCTGCCCTGGAAGCGGGTGATCGACAACGTCGGCCTCGGCCTGAAGGGCGATTGGCGCGGCAAGGCGCTGGAAGCGCTGGAAGCCGTGGGCCTGTCCGACCGCGCCAACGAGTGGCCGGCCAGCCTGTCCGGTGGCCAGAAGCAGCGCGTGGCCCTGGCCCGCGCCCTGATCCACCAGCCGCGCCTGCTGCTGCTCGACGAGCCGCTGGGTGCGCTGGATGCGTTGACCCGCATCGAGATGCAGCAACTGATCGAGGGCCTCTGGCAGCAGCATGGCTTCACCGTGCTGCTGGTCACCCACGACGTCGCCGAGGCCGTGGCCATCGCCGACCGGGTGATCCTCATCGAGGACGGCGAGATCGGCCTGGATCTGAATGTCGAGCTGCACCGCCCGCGCGCCCGTGGTTCGGCCCGCCTGGCCGCGCTGGAAGCCGAAGTGCTCGAACGCGTGCTGTCGCTGCCGGCGCAGCCGCCCGAGCCGGAACCCGTATCCCCACTGCCCACGCAACTGCGCTGGGCACTCTGA
- the ssuC gene encoding aliphatic sulfonate ABC transporter permease SsuC, translating into MSVSNNLAQRLAPWALPVGLVVIWQLAVEFGWLSSRILPAPSAVAEAGYHLVVSGELWQHLAISTWRAAVGFVIGGSIGLVLGLITGLSKWGERFLDSSVQMIRNVPHLALIPLVILWFGIDESAKIFLVALGTLFPIYLNTYHGIRNIDPGLLEMSRSYGLSGFALFRQVILPGALPSILVGVRFALGFMWLTLIVAETISANSGIGYLAMNAREFLQTDVVVLAILLYAVLGKLADLAARGLERVWLRWHPAYQVKGGAA; encoded by the coding sequence ATGAGTGTTTCCAACAATCTTGCCCAGCGCCTCGCGCCCTGGGCCCTGCCGGTAGGCCTGGTGGTGATCTGGCAACTGGCGGTGGAATTCGGCTGGCTGTCCAGCCGCATCCTGCCGGCACCCAGCGCGGTGGCCGAGGCCGGCTACCACCTGGTGGTCAGTGGCGAACTGTGGCAACACCTGGCGATCAGCACCTGGCGCGCTGCCGTCGGCTTCGTCATCGGCGGCAGCATCGGCCTGGTGCTGGGGCTGATCACCGGCCTGTCGAAATGGGGCGAGCGCTTCCTCGACAGCTCGGTCCAGATGATCCGCAACGTGCCGCACCTGGCGCTGATCCCGCTGGTAATCCTGTGGTTCGGCATCGACGAGTCGGCGAAGATCTTCCTGGTCGCCCTCGGCACGCTGTTCCCGATCTACCTCAACACCTACCACGGCATCCGCAACATCGACCCGGGCCTGCTGGAAATGTCGCGCAGCTACGGGCTGTCCGGCTTCGCGCTGTTCCGCCAGGTGATCCTGCCCGGCGCGCTGCCCTCGATCCTGGTCGGTGTGCGCTTCGCCCTGGGCTTCATGTGGCTGACCCTGATCGTCGCCGAGACCATTTCCGCCAACTCCGGCATCGGCTACCTGGCGATGAACGCCCGCGAGTTCCTGCAGACCGACGTAGTGGTCCTGGCCATCCTGCTCTATGCCGTGCTCGGCAAGCTGGCTGACCTCGCTGCCCGTGGTCTGGAACGCGTCTGGTTGCGCTGGCACCCGGCTTATCAGGTGAAGGGAGGTGCGGCATGA
- the ssuD gene encoding FMNH2-dependent alkanesulfonate monooxygenase: MSLNIFWFLPTHGDGHYLGTAEGARAVDHGYLQQVAQAADRLGFGGVLIPTGRSCEDSWLVAASLIPVTQRLKFLVALRPGIISPTVAARQAATLDRLSGGRALFNLVTGGDPDELAGDGLHLSHAERYEASVEFTRIWRRVLEGETVDYDGKHLQVKGAKLLYPPIQQPRPPLYFGGSSDAAQDLAAEQVELYLTWGEPPAAVAEKIAQVREKAAKQGRSVRFGIRLHVIVRETNEEAWQAADRLISHLDQDTIDRAQASLARFDSVGQQRMAALHGGNKDKLEVSPNLWAGVGLVRGGAGTALVGDGPTVAARVKEYADLGIDTFIFSGYPHLEESYRVAELLFPHLDLARPQQSQERGYVSPFGEMVANDILPKAASAS, encoded by the coding sequence ATGAGTCTCAACATCTTCTGGTTCCTGCCGACCCACGGCGACGGCCACTACCTGGGCACCGCCGAAGGCGCCCGTGCCGTGGACCATGGTTATCTGCAACAGGTCGCCCAGGCCGCCGACCGCCTTGGTTTCGGTGGCGTGCTGATCCCCACCGGCCGCTCCTGCGAGGACTCCTGGCTGGTTGCCGCCTCGCTGATCCCGGTGACCCAGCGCCTGAAGTTCCTGGTCGCCCTGCGTCCGGGCATCATTTCCCCGACCGTGGCCGCCCGCCAGGCCGCAACCCTCGACCGGCTCTCCGGTGGGCGCGCGCTGTTCAACCTGGTGACCGGCGGGGACCCGGACGAGCTGGCCGGCGACGGCCTGCACCTGAGCCACGCCGAGCGCTACGAAGCCTCGGTTGAATTCACCCGCATCTGGCGCCGCGTGCTGGAAGGCGAAACCGTCGACTACGACGGCAAGCACCTGCAGGTGAAGGGCGCCAAGCTGCTCTACCCGCCGATCCAGCAACCGCGTCCGCCGCTGTACTTCGGTGGTTCCTCCGACGCCGCGCAAGACCTCGCCGCTGAGCAGGTCGAGCTGTACCTGACCTGGGGCGAGCCGCCGGCCGCCGTCGCCGAGAAGATCGCCCAGGTCCGCGAGAAGGCTGCCAAGCAGGGCCGCAGCGTGCGCTTCGGCATCCGCCTGCACGTGATCGTCCGCGAGACTAACGAGGAAGCCTGGCAGGCCGCCGACCGCCTGATCTCCCACCTGGATCAGGACACCATCGACCGTGCCCAGGCGTCCCTGGCGCGCTTCGATTCCGTCGGCCAGCAACGCATGGCCGCCCTGCACGGCGGCAACAAGGACAAGCTGGAAGTCAGCCCCAACCTCTGGGCCGGCGTCGGCCTGGTCCGCGGTGGCGCCGGCACCGCACTGGTTGGCGATGGCCCGACCGTGGCGGCCCGCGTGAAGGAATATGCAGACCTGGGGATCGACACCTTCATCTTCTCCGGCTACCCGCACCTGGAAGAGTCGTACCGGGTCGCCGAACTGCTCTTCCCGCACCTGGACCTGGCCCGGCCGCAACAATCGCAGGAGCGCGGCTACGTCAGCCCGTTCGGCGAGATGGTCGCCAACGACATCCTGCCCAAGGCGGCATCGGCGAGCTGA
- a CDS encoding sulfonate ABC transporter substrate-binding protein, with product MRTLTLRSGLAALLIAALSYNVQADEQPGTLRIGYQKYGTLVLLKARGTLEKRLAEQGVKVQWTEFPGGPQLLEGLNVGSIDFGVTGETPPVFAQAAGADLVYVAHEPPAPTSEAILLPKDSPIKSVAELKGKKVALNKGSNVHYLLVRALEKAGLKYTDIQPVYLPPADARAAFERGSVDAWVIWDPYQAAAEKQLSARTLVDGTGLVDNHQFYLATRPYANNHPQVITTLIDEVRSVGEWSQQNPQQVTDQVAPLLGLPADITFTAVKRQGYGAQPITPDVTAAQQKIADTFTQLKLIPKKLSIKDVVWTAPAKVATAQ from the coding sequence ATGCGGACTCTCACTTTGCGTAGTGGACTGGCGGCCCTGCTGATTGCGGCCCTGTCCTACAACGTCCAGGCGGACGAACAACCCGGCACCCTGCGTATCGGCTATCAGAAATACGGCACCCTGGTGCTGCTCAAGGCCCGTGGCACGCTGGAGAAGCGCCTGGCCGAGCAGGGCGTTAAGGTGCAATGGACCGAATTCCCCGGCGGCCCGCAGCTGCTCGAAGGCCTGAACGTCGGCAGCATCGACTTCGGCGTCACCGGCGAAACCCCGCCGGTATTCGCCCAGGCCGCTGGCGCCGATCTGGTCTACGTGGCCCACGAACCGCCGGCGCCGACCAGCGAAGCGATCCTGCTGCCCAAGGATTCGCCGATCAAATCCGTCGCCGAGCTGAAGGGCAAGAAAGTCGCCCTGAACAAAGGCTCCAACGTGCACTACCTGCTGGTGCGCGCCCTGGAAAAGGCCGGCCTGAAATACACCGACATCCAGCCCGTCTACCTGCCGCCGGCCGACGCCCGCGCCGCCTTCGAGCGTGGCAGCGTCGATGCCTGGGTGATCTGGGACCCGTACCAGGCCGCCGCCGAGAAACAGCTCTCCGCCCGCACCCTGGTGGATGGCACCGGCCTTGTGGATAACCACCAGTTCTACCTGGCGACCCGCCCCTACGCGAACAACCACCCGCAGGTGATCACCACCCTGATCGACGAGGTGCGTTCGGTGGGTGAGTGGTCGCAGCAGAACCCGCAGCAGGTGACCGACCAGGTCGCGCCGCTGCTCGGCCTGCCGGCGGACATCACCTTCACCGCGGTGAAACGCCAGGGCTACGGTGCCCAGCCGATCACCCCGGACGTGACCGCCGCGCAGCAGAAGATCGCCGACACCTTCACCCAGCTGAAGCTGATCCCCAAGAAGCTGAGCATCAAGGACGTGGTGTGGACGGCGCCTGCCAAGGTCGCTACCGCCCAATGA
- the ssuE gene encoding NADPH-dependent FMN reductase codes for MYVVTLAGSPSQRSRSGVLLDVARNWLHAHGAEVRSYSVHDFPAEDLLHARFDSPRVVELIEQVLRADGLVISTPVYKASIAGALKVILDLLPERALAHKVVLPLATGGSNAHMLAVDYALKPVLAALKAQETLHGVFAEESQVQYPEGNTPARLESTLEHRLLESLEQFHGALARRPKPIDPNLLNERLINARWSI; via the coding sequence ATGTATGTAGTCACCCTTGCCGGCAGCCCCAGCCAGCGTTCCCGCTCCGGCGTCCTCCTGGACGTCGCACGGAACTGGCTGCACGCCCACGGCGCCGAGGTGCGCTCCTACTCCGTGCACGACTTTCCCGCGGAAGACCTGCTGCATGCGCGCTTCGACAGCCCGCGGGTGGTCGAGCTGATCGAGCAGGTCCTGCGCGCCGACGGCCTGGTGATCTCCACCCCGGTGTACAAGGCATCCATCGCCGGTGCGCTGAAGGTCATTCTCGACCTGCTGCCGGAGCGGGCGCTGGCGCACAAGGTGGTGCTGCCCCTGGCTACTGGCGGCAGCAACGCCCACATGCTGGCGGTGGACTACGCGCTCAAGCCGGTCCTCGCTGCGCTGAAGGCACAGGAAACCCTGCATGGCGTGTTCGCCGAAGAGAGCCAGGTGCAATACCCCGAGGGCAATACCCCGGCGCGCCTGGAATCGACCCTCGAACACCGACTGCTGGAATCCCTGGAGCAGTTCCATGGCGCCCTTGCGCGCCGGCCGAAACCCATCGACCCGAACCTGCTCAACGAACGGCTGATCAACGCCCGTTGGAGCATCTGA